A single window of Eucalyptus grandis isolate ANBG69807.140 chromosome 1, ASM1654582v1, whole genome shotgun sequence DNA harbors:
- the LOC104435770 gene encoding uncharacterized protein LOC104435770 yields the protein MEVKSAVAAVFFFLLLLLLSPPRICTGKLTGSNGSEVYDIDYKGPETHSSAIPPPTHSRRTPRSHQRSAKPPPKVKNSKSTETNRRT from the exons ATGGAGGTCAAATCTGCCGTCGCagccgtcttcttcttcctcctcctcctcctcctctctccgcCTCGCATTTGCACAG GGAAATTGACTGGATCCAACGGTTCGGAGGTGTATGACATCGACTATAAAGGTCCCGAGACTCACTCTTCTGCGATCCCTCCGCCCACTCATTCTCGCCGGACGCCCAGGAGCCACCAGAGAAGCGCCAAGCCACCACCTAAAGTCAAGAACTCGAAGAGCACCGAAACAAATCGACGA ACTTAA
- the LOC104435762 gene encoding cell number regulator 8 yields the protein MANAGEKTCPASDEESSPLLDRKVADEAAKPAQVPDKFADHAKKPGQVADKVAGGCGGGCGWTADGLPLAHGSVVGEPVERARWNSGLFACLGRNDEFCSSDLEVCLLGSVAPCVLYGSNVERLGSDVERLGNTTGTFATHCLSYAGLFLIGKSFYGVNCLAPMFSFLSRTAIRRKYNLEGSCEALHRSCGCCGSCVEDEVQLERCETGCDVLTHVLCHACALCQEGRELRRRVPHPGFNAHPVLVMIPPGEQTMARRA from the exons ATGGCGAACGCCGGCGAGAAGACCTGCCCCGCTTCCGACGAGGAATCCAGCCCTCTCCTGGACCGGAAGGTCGCCGACGAGGCGGCGAAACCCGCCCAGGTCCCCGACAAGTTCGCCGATCACGCCAAGAAGCCCGGCCAGGTCGCCGACAAGGTCGCCGGCGGATGCGGCGGCGGGTGCGGGTGGACCGCCGATGGCCTGCCGCTGGCTCACGGCAGCGTGGTGGGGGAACCGGTGGAGCGGGCGCGGTGGAACTCCGGCCTCTTCGCTTGCCTCGGCCGCAACGACGAGTTCTGCAGCAGCGATCTCGAAGTTT GTCTCCTTGGAAGCGTTGCTCCTTGTGTGCTTTATGGAAGTAATGTTGAGAGACTTGGAAGTGATGTTGAGAGACTCGGAAACACTACCGGAACTTTTGCGACCCACTGCTTGTCTTATGCTGGCCTTTTTCTGATTGGAAAGTCCTTCTATGGTGTCAACTGCCTTGCGCCCATGTTTTCATTTCTTAGCCGCACGGCTATTCGTCGCAAGTATAATCTAGAG GGTAGCTGTGAGGCACTGCACAGGTCATGTGGATGCTGTGGAAGTTGTGTGGAGGACGAGGTGCAACTAGAGCGGTGCGAAACTGGGTGCGACGTGCTAACTCACGTCTTATGCCATGCCTGCGCTCTCTGCCAGGAAGGACGTGAGCTCCGCCGTAGGGTACCTCATCCTGGATTCAATGCACATCCAGTCTTGGTGATGATCCCCCCAGGCGAGCAGACTATGGCTCGCAGGGCTTGA
- the LOC104435758 gene encoding DNA-binding protein S1FA, with translation MAEDFEFADQVPPSFDGKAADAGGFNPGLIVLLLVAGLLLIFLVGNYVLYVYAQKTLPPKKKKPVSKKKMKREKLKQGVSAPGE, from the exons atggccgaggaTTTCGAGTTCGCCGATCAGGTCCCTCCGTCGTTCGAT GGAAAGGCTGCAGATGCTGGAGGGTTCAATCCGGGATTGATTGTGCTGCTGCTGGTAGCCGGGcttcttttgatatttcttgTGGGGAACTATGTACTTTACGTGTACGCGCAAAAGACCCTTCCTCCTAAGAAAAAGAAGCCAGTCtctaaaaagaagatgaagagggaAAAACTGAAGCAAGGGGTTTCTGCACCAGGAGAGTAG